One window from the genome of Dermacentor silvarum isolate Dsil-2018 chromosome 5, BIME_Dsil_1.4, whole genome shotgun sequence encodes:
- the LOC125945300 gene encoding uncharacterized protein LOC125945300: MSLGCTTCEDSAEMYNIPAENEKSYQANDFSLDHIILLESQLNAERKKVQKLELQLKAAEEQTVQWQAHYYELKATTLCLDNMKGAEDTLYYTGLPSVQVFIDILNLVLNNNPRFAIDIKSRSLSAAEQMYAVLVRLRTGMATQEIARNFSISVPSFSRIFSEWVLILQKVLTDITSFPTLPEVQQHMPPHFRRYPNTRIILDTTEICIQKPSSLTAQRRTFSHYKFANTMKCVVGATPDCYVSVVSPLYGGGTSDRAIVQQSGVLDLFEAGDGIMVDKEFNVDDLLPRGFVLHTPPFRIPGEAQMSAKDVEATKHVASARVHIERVIRRIKEFHLLDRPLPINMLDIADAIFTKCALLSNFRRPLINNVREVETDTI, translated from the coding sequence ATGTCATTAGGTTGTACGACCTGTGAAGATAGTGCGGAAATGTATAACATACCAGCTGAAAATGAAAAGAGCTACCAGGCTAATGATTTCTCTCTAGACCACATTATACTGCTTGAAAGCCAATTGAatgcagaaagaaagaaggtgCAAAAGTTAGAATTACAGCTAAAAGCTGCTGAGGAACAAACAGTTCAATGGCAGGCACATTACTATGAGCTGAAGGCTACAACACTGTGCCTTGATAACATGAAAGGTGCTGAGGATACATTATATTACACAGGACTGCCTTCTGTGCAAGTGTTTATTGATATACTAAATTTAGTTCTGAACAATAACCCTCGGTTTGCAATAGACATAAAGAGCAGGTCACTTAGTGCTGCCGAGCAGATGTATGCAGTACTGGTTCGCTTAAGAACAGGTATGGCTACACAAGAGATTGCTCGTAACTTTTCAATTTCAGTGCCGTCATTCAGCCGTATATTTTCAGAATGGGTACTTATATTGCAGAAGGTTCTCACTGACATAACTAGCTTTCCCACACTTCCTGAAGTGCAACAACACATGCCACCTCATTTTAGACGGTACCCAAATACACGTATAATACTTGACACGACAGAAATCTGTATACAAAAGCCCTCAAGCTTAACTGCCCAGAGACGAACTTTCTCCCATTATAAGTTTGCAAACACAATGAAATGTGTTGTAGGCGCAACACCAGACTGCTATGTTAGCGTTGTGTCACCATTATATGGGGGAGGAACGAGTGACAGAGCTATTGTGCAACAGTCTGGAGTACTTGATCTATTCGAAGCCGGAGATGGGATCATGGTTGATAAAGAATTCAACGTAGATGACCTTCTGCCACGTGGTTTTGTCCTTCATACGCCCCCATTTCGCATTCCTGGAGAAGCGCAGATGAGCGCAAAAGATGTCGAAGCCACAAAACATGTTGCAAGTGCACGGGTGCACATTGAAAGGGTCATAAGAAGAATCAAGGAGTTCCATTTATTGGACAGACCCTTACCTATTAACATGTTAGACATAGCAGACGCAATTTTCACAAAATGTGCTTTGCTCTCAAACTTTAGACGACCACTAATAAATAATGTGAGGGAAGTGGAGACAGACACCATATAA
- the LOC125945301 gene encoding uncharacterized protein LOC125945301, producing MAPTQGQNHLVTKPLVDITFKKHVINKTVPVKAKRELPPHLKTAGQSGLLQFRSEIATHAPELVWNRYTERPAPLRNVSPIADTEDLNSQKCLRLFNEYFNKQMSLTTTQRADICAKTVGQNENPAWLTERTGRLTASKFRRILHCLKPEGLVKEILYPRRETMKNGDPRLYGIHNEPKAIEKYVDSM from the exons ATGGCACCAACACAAG GACAAAACCATTTGGTGACGAAACCCTTGGTGGACATCACATTTAAGAAGCATGTGATAAACAAGACTGTGCCCGTTAAAGCTAAGCGAGAGCTTCCTCCTCATCTCAAAACAGCTGGGCAGTCCGGATTGTTGCAGTTTAGGAGTGAGATTGCCACACATGCACCTGAGCTGGTGTGGAACCGCTACACAGAGAGGCCAGCACCACTGAGAAATGTGAGCCCCATTGCGGACACAGAGGACCTGAATTCGCAGAAGTGCCTCAGATTGTTCAATGAATATTTCAACAAACAGATGTCACTCACAACTACACAGAGGGCAGATATATGTGCAAAAACAGTAGGCCAGAATGAGAACCCTGCATGGCTCACAGAAAGGACTGGCAGGCTCACTGCTTCAAAGTTCCGCAGGATATTGCACTGCCTGAAGCCAGAAGGGCTTGTTAAAGAAATACTTTACCCTCGCAGAGAAACAATGAAGAATGGTGACCCCAGGCTCTACGGCATACATAATGAACCAAAAGCGATTGAAAAATACGTAGACTCGATGTGA